A region from the Mesotoga infera genome encodes:
- a CDS encoding mannose-1-phosphate guanyltransferase: MCVVKTLIMAGGIGERLWPVSVRKRPKQFQKFGSKKTMIEETIERMEKLTDEIIIITTREQFPLMQYYLPLFPSDNVIFEPMRRNTAPAIALGSSRFAAEDIMVIVPADHVIRDEESFLKTLRKAIEYAESNESLVTIGITPNRPYTGYGYIERGNVVSADKEVYSVKKFHEKPDYETAQRYFQSGKFLWNSGMFVWRKKVFDSELSTNFPDLFSSISEIEERPEDIEKIYERLPKISIDYGLMERSTKVATVPANFYWNDIGSWDAVYDLLLKDKNGNAVEGEFSLRDVKNCLLINHTQKKLAVSRIENYIVVASSEGTLVCRRGESQEIKEIIV; this comes from the coding sequence GTGTGCGTGGTCAAGACACTTATAATGGCTGGCGGCATAGGGGAGAGGCTATGGCCGGTAAGCGTAAGAAAGAGGCCGAAGCAGTTCCAGAAGTTTGGTTCAAAGAAAACCATGATTGAAGAAACGATTGAACGAATGGAAAAGCTTACCGATGAGATAATCATTATCACAACAAGGGAGCAGTTTCCACTTATGCAGTACTACTTGCCTCTCTTCCCAAGCGACAACGTCATATTCGAACCTATGAGAAGAAATACAGCTCCAGCCATTGCTTTGGGTAGCAGCAGATTTGCTGCTGAGGATATCATGGTTATTGTTCCGGCCGATCATGTGATCAGAGATGAAGAGAGCTTTCTTAAGACTTTGAGAAAGGCAATTGAGTATGCCGAATCAAATGAATCGCTAGTTACAATAGGGATAACCCCGAATCGCCCCTATACTGGTTACGGCTACATTGAAAGGGGAAACGTTGTAAGCGCTGATAAAGAGGTTTATTCGGTGAAGAAGTTCCATGAAAAGCCCGACTATGAAACCGCTCAAAGGTATTTTCAGTCTGGCAAGTTTCTCTGGAATTCGGGTATGTTTGTGTGGAGAAAGAAGGTCTTCGACTCCGAGCTTTCAACGAACTTCCCGGACCTGTTTTCTTCAATCTCCGAGATTGAAGAGAGGCCTGAAGACATCGAGAAGATTTACGAGAGACTTCCTAAGATTTCAATAGACTATGGTTTGATGGAGAGATCGACAAAAGTTGCAACTGTTCCGGCCAATTTCTACTGGAATGATATTGGATCCTGGGATGCGGTTTATGATTTGCTGCTGAAAGACAAGAACGGAAATGCAGTAGAAGGCGAGTTTTCTCTAAGAGACGTCAAGAATTGTCTTTTAATCAACCATACTCAGAAGAAACTTGCAGTCTCAAGGATTGAGAACTACATTGTGGTGGCAAGTAGTGAAGGAACGCTGGTTTGTAGAAGAGGAGAGTCACAGGAAATAAAAGAGATAATAGTCTAA
- a CDS encoding MATE family efflux transporter: MKDFTKRMLSIAIPITLQNLISTGLNLVDNLMIGQLGTTAIASVGLVNQVVFILNILTFGVSSGAGIFVSQYWGKRDEKNIEKTLGHILYITMGAAVVFFVLLFFFPERVLMIFTTDTEVIRTGATYARPVAFSTFLTSFSFIIAMALRTVEKARIPMYVSLVALSINTVVNYVLIFGFGPIQPLGVYGASLATLLSRFVEFVIFVNIVLRRKTPVRLSKFAFKFDAPFFKRLMKYATPVIVNEFLWSLGITMYSLVMARMGTEFIAARNISSTIENFGFVIFGGLASATVVMVGAELGRNNFTQAKYNAKKLLQLTVMTAVATGLIIILLSRIIVNFYNIDQGLKNIVLTIIIIVGISQPIKMFNAVNIVGVLRSGGDTRAAMIIEIASLWGVGIPLVAVTGLVLKWPLTLVYVAIMIEELFKAILGVRRTLTWKWLKNVVD, translated from the coding sequence TCATGATTGGTCAATTAGGCACAACCGCAATAGCCTCCGTAGGTCTGGTGAATCAGGTGGTCTTTATCCTCAATATTCTCACCTTTGGGGTGTCTAGCGGAGCTGGAATATTCGTTTCTCAGTACTGGGGCAAAAGAGACGAAAAGAACATAGAGAAGACGCTCGGGCACATTCTCTACATTACCATGGGAGCCGCCGTTGTATTCTTTGTGCTATTGTTCTTTTTCCCCGAAAGAGTATTAATGATCTTCACTACCGATACTGAAGTAATAAGAACCGGCGCGACATATGCAAGGCCAGTAGCCTTTTCAACGTTCCTGACATCATTTTCCTTTATTATCGCGATGGCTTTGAGAACAGTGGAAAAAGCAAGAATCCCTATGTATGTAAGTCTTGTCGCTCTGTCGATCAATACAGTGGTGAACTACGTGCTGATTTTTGGTTTTGGGCCGATCCAACCTCTAGGTGTTTATGGAGCATCACTCGCAACTCTCCTGTCAAGATTCGTGGAGTTTGTGATTTTTGTCAATATTGTATTGCGAAGGAAAACCCCTGTAAGGCTTTCAAAATTCGCCTTCAAGTTCGATGCACCGTTTTTCAAAAGGCTTATGAAATATGCTACTCCGGTGATAGTAAATGAGTTTTTGTGGAGCCTGGGTATTACAATGTACTCGCTTGTTATGGCAAGAATGGGTACTGAGTTTATAGCTGCCAGGAATATATCCAGCACCATCGAAAACTTCGGGTTCGTCATTTTTGGCGGATTAGCTTCAGCGACAGTTGTCATGGTAGGAGCAGAACTGGGAAGAAATAACTTCACTCAGGCAAAGTATAACGCAAAGAAGCTGCTTCAACTTACTGTGATGACCGCAGTGGCAACCGGCCTTATCATCATTCTGCTTTCGAGGATTATTGTGAATTTCTACAATATAGATCAGGGACTTAAGAATATTGTCCTTACAATAATTATCATTGTGGGCATCTCCCAGCCAATCAAAATGTTTAATGCAGTGAACATCGTTGGAGTTCTCAGAAGCGGAGGAGACACCAGAGCAGCTATGATCATCGAGATTGCATCGCTTTGGGGAGTGGGAATTCCGCTTGTGGCCGTCACCGGACTGGTACTGAAATGGCCGCTCACTCTCGTCTACGTCGCGATAATGATTGAAGAGCTCTTCAAGGCAATTCTGGGAGTCAGAAGGACTTTGACCTGGAAGTGGCTAAAAAACGTTGTTGATTAG
- the pepV gene encoding dipeptidase PepV — translation MDRKLDEIVISLKEELVRSISDSVRIKSVQDTPVDGGPFGKGVRDSLDQTIKLAQKLGFEARNADGYVGIVDYGSGETFGVLGHLDVVPEGEGWEVPPYSGLVKDGEIWGRGTQDDKGPMIAALYALKAIKNYVRKPSKRIRLIFGTNEETGWECMKYYVKHEEIPDFSVTPDADFPVIFAEKGIVNYGISAPAISGEKGLAIESLTAGEAPNMVASSAKVVLRGADDEILEKISSFSPKNNTRLEINKSDRRVEISITGVSAHGSTPSKGQSAMAALVDLLAELPLEDSEMKRLLSTIRNKIGYEFYGESLGISGRDSMSGELTLNIGTLRLQAGVLKLVINIRYPVFFNEAMIRSQIEEAFNGFRVESYHHQKPLYVSPDSELVKMCREVYKEVTGHDEEPIAIGGGTYARAVPNAVAFGALLPGNVELAHQPNERISIEDVLLVARIYAQLFLRFLQT, via the coding sequence GTGGATAGGAAGCTTGACGAAATTGTGATTTCCCTAAAGGAGGAACTGGTAAGATCAATATCCGATTCAGTTAGGATCAAGTCAGTTCAGGATACTCCGGTTGATGGTGGCCCCTTTGGCAAAGGGGTAAGGGATTCACTTGACCAGACTATCAAGTTGGCACAGAAGCTAGGCTTTGAGGCAAGGAACGCCGATGGATATGTGGGCATAGTAGATTATGGATCGGGCGAGACTTTCGGTGTTCTTGGTCACCTTGATGTAGTTCCAGAGGGAGAAGGCTGGGAAGTTCCACCTTACAGCGGCCTGGTGAAGGACGGAGAGATCTGGGGAAGAGGAACTCAGGATGACAAAGGCCCAATGATTGCAGCACTTTATGCTCTCAAGGCAATAAAGAACTATGTAAGAAAGCCCTCCAAGAGAATTAGGCTGATCTTCGGAACAAACGAAGAAACTGGCTGGGAGTGTATGAAGTACTATGTCAAGCACGAAGAGATTCCAGATTTTTCTGTGACACCCGATGCCGATTTCCCTGTGATTTTTGCGGAGAAAGGAATAGTGAATTACGGAATTTCAGCACCTGCCATCAGTGGAGAGAAAGGGCTGGCAATCGAGAGCTTGACTGCCGGAGAAGCACCAAACATGGTTGCTTCGTCAGCAAAGGTCGTTCTCAGGGGTGCAGACGACGAGATTCTAGAAAAAATCAGCTCCTTCTCACCGAAAAACAATACCAGACTGGAGATAAATAAGTCGGATAGAAGGGTCGAGATTTCGATAACGGGAGTTTCCGCCCATGGATCGACCCCAAGTAAAGGGCAGAGCGCAATGGCAGCTTTAGTAGATCTTCTCGCGGAGCTTCCTCTGGAAGATTCTGAGATGAAGAGGCTTTTGAGTACAATAAGAAACAAGATTGGTTACGAATTCTATGGTGAATCGTTAGGAATCTCCGGAAGGGATTCGATGTCTGGAGAATTGACTCTCAATATTGGAACTCTCAGGCTTCAAGCCGGAGTCCTGAAGCTGGTTATTAACATCAGATACCCCGTTTTCTTCAATGAAGCAATGATAAGATCGCAGATTGAAGAGGCTTTCAATGGATTCCGGGTCGAAAGCTACCATCACCAGAAGCCGCTTTATGTATCTCCCGATTCGGAATTGGTAAAGATGTGCAGGGAAGTATATAAGGAAGTGACGGGACACGATGAAGAACCGATAGCTATCGGTGGAGGAACATACGCCCGGGCAGTGCCAAATGCCGTGGCTTTCGGAGCTTTGTTGCCCGGAAACGTTGAACTGGCCCATCAGCCAAATGAAAGGATATCGATTGAAGATGTTCTTCTTGTGGCAAGAATTTACGCTCAGCTATTCCTTAGGTTTCTGCAGACCTGA